The Prosthecobacter sp. SYSU 5D2 nucleotide sequence TTGGCAAGTGCCTCTCCTTGGAACCCCTTCAAAGAATGATCGGATAATCCAAAGGCTATGCCTGCACCCTTCATGGCGGGTGACGTACTCTATGTCATGGTATTGTCCATGTCCGTTCGCCTGACCACCGCCCTCGCTGCACTGCTGCCGCTCCTATCCCACAGTGAGGAAGCGGTGCGTTTCAGCCGAGATGTGCTGCCAATTCTCTCGGACAATTGCCTGAGCTGTCATGGCCAGGATGAAGAACATCGCAAGGCGGACCTGCGGCTGGATACCCATGAGGGCGCGCTGAGCGTCATCAAACCGGGCAGCCCGGAGGCCAGTGACTTCCTGGCACGCATCCTCACGGAAGACCCGGATGAACTGATGCCGCCGCCAAAATCCCACAAGCCACGTCTGACAGCTGAGCAGACGGACATCCTGCGGCGCTGGATCGCCCAAGGGGCCGTGTGGGGCCGGCATTGGGCTTTTGAAAAGCCGGTCAAAACGGAGGTGAAGGGGCATCCGGTGGATCACTTCGTGACAGCACGATTGTCCAAAGCGGGCCTGCAAATGGCTCCCCAGGCCCCGGCGCATACGCTACTCCGGCGGCTGTCGTTTGACCTGACCGGGCTGCCGCCGACGCCTGAGGAGGTGACGGCTTTTGACCCTTCACTCTATGAGACGAATGTGGACCGGCTGCTGGCGTCTCCTCACTTTGGTGAGCGCATGGCCATGTGGTGGCTGGATGCGGCGCGGTATGCGGATACGGACGGTTTCCAGGCGGACGCCAACCGCACCAACTGGCCCTGGCGTGACTACGTGATCAAGTCCTTTAATGACAACAAGCCCTACGACCGGTTCACGCTGGAACAGTTCGCCGGGGACCTGCTTCCCGATGCGACTGCCGAACAAAAAGTAGCGACGTGTTTTCACCGCAACCACATGACCAATGGTGAAGGCGGCCGGGACAAGGAGGAGTCGCGCGTGGACTATGTGATTGACCGGGTGAACACCACGGGAACGGTCTGGATGGGGCTGACGCTCGGCTGCACGCAGTGTCACACGCACAAGTTTGATCCCATCACCCATGCGGATTATTACAGCCTGACGGCCTTCTTTAACAGCATTGAGGAAGACGGCTCCGCAGGCACCAAGGCGAAACCTTACCTGAGCTATCAGTCCCCCATGGCTCAGCGTGCCGTCACGGAAGCTGAGGCGCTTGTGGCCCAAAGAACTCCGGTGGAGGCCAAGGCACGCGCGGCCGCAGAGAAACCTTTTTCGAAGTGGCTGGCTGCGCGACATGCGGAAGTGAAGGATGGCTTTCAGGCCTGGCAGCGCATCCATGGAAAGCTGGAATCTGAAGAAGGCACCGTGCTCACGCAGGAGAAGGATGGCATCATCCAGGCCAGCGGGCCGAATCCGAGGCAGGATGATTACCGGCTCATCTCACCTATCAACCTGCCGCGCATCACGGGGTTGAAGCTGGAGGTGTTTCCGCATTCATCGCACACCCAGGGCGGGCTTTCGCGAGGTGCCACGGGTGAGTTTATCCTGACGGACATCAAGGTGCAGGTGCGCAAAAAGGGCAGCTCGCAGATTCGCGATATCCCGGTCACCGGCGCGGTGGCGGATACATTCATGAAAGCGGACAAAGGGGCGCGTGTGTATGGCGACATCAAGGGCACGCTGGATGATGATCCGCGCAATGGCTGGACGACAAAAGGCGCAGCGCAGACGGAGCCGCACTTAGGCGTTTATGCCCTGGCTACGCCACTGGTGCTGGAGGCGGATGAGGAGCTGATTTTCCAGATGCTGCACCGGTCCACGGATGGGGACATGAACATCGGCCGCTTTCGAGTCTCGGTGACGGATCAACCGGGGCCTGCGGTGAACGGATTGGAACCCGCACCGCTGGAGCAACTTGCGCAGGCTAAGGTAGCGGACCCTGGCCAGGTGGAGCCGGTTTTGCGTGATCGTTTGTTCGCGCAGTTTCTGGAAGATCATGCACCTTATCAGACGGCCAAGGCATCGCTGGATCGGGCGACGGCACAGCTTAAGGAGGTCAAGGCGGCGGCGGGCAAACTGAATGTGATGGTCCTGTCTGAGCGCAAGGAGCCGCGCGAGACGCATGTCCTGGTGCGCGGGGTGTGGGACAAACATGGCGAGAAAGTCAGCCATGGCGTACCTGCGGCCATCGCGCCCTGGCCGCAAGGTGAACCCCGCAACCGCCTGGGCCTGGCCAAGTGGATCACGTCCCAGGAGAATCCGCTGACGGCGCGGGTGTTTGTGAATCATCTATGGCAGATGTGTTTTGGCGCGGGCCTGGTGCGGACACCGGATGATTTTGGTCTGCAAGGTGAGCGGCCTACGCATCCTGAACTGCTGGACTGGCTGGCGGTGGATTTCATGGAGCATGGCTGGGATGTGAAGCGGCTTTTGAAGCAGATCGTGACCAGCAAGGCCTACCAGCAGGATTCGGCCACGAATGAGGAGCTCATCTCGCGCGATCCTCAGAACCGGCTGCTGGCGCGGGGTCCACGCTTTCGTCTGGCAAGCTGGATGCTGCGCGATGCGGCTCTGACGGCCTCCGGGCTGTTGAATCCGGCGCTGGGCGGACCTCCAGTGAGGCCGTATCAGCCGGACGGTGTGTGGGAAGAAAACTTCATGGGCCGCTTCACTTATGAACCAAGTGAAGGCGCGGCCCAGTACCGGCGCACGCTGTATGCCTTCTGGCGGCGCAGCATCGCCCCAACTTTCCTTTTCGACAGTGCTCAAAGACGCATTTGTGAAGTGGGCGTGAGCCGCACCAACACGCCTTTGCAAGCCCTGACGTTGCTCAATGACAC carries:
- a CDS encoding PSD1 and planctomycete cytochrome C domain-containing protein, with amino-acid sequence MPAPFMAGDVLYVMVLSMSVRLTTALAALLPLLSHSEEAVRFSRDVLPILSDNCLSCHGQDEEHRKADLRLDTHEGALSVIKPGSPEASDFLARILTEDPDELMPPPKSHKPRLTAEQTDILRRWIAQGAVWGRHWAFEKPVKTEVKGHPVDHFVTARLSKAGLQMAPQAPAHTLLRRLSFDLTGLPPTPEEVTAFDPSLYETNVDRLLASPHFGERMAMWWLDAARYADTDGFQADANRTNWPWRDYVIKSFNDNKPYDRFTLEQFAGDLLPDATAEQKVATCFHRNHMTNGEGGRDKEESRVDYVIDRVNTTGTVWMGLTLGCTQCHTHKFDPITHADYYSLTAFFNSIEEDGSAGTKAKPYLSYQSPMAQRAVTEAEALVAQRTPVEAKARAAAEKPFSKWLAARHAEVKDGFQAWQRIHGKLESEEGTVLTQEKDGIIQASGPNPRQDDYRLISPINLPRITGLKLEVFPHSSHTQGGLSRGATGEFILTDIKVQVRKKGSSQIRDIPVTGAVADTFMKADKGARVYGDIKGTLDDDPRNGWTTKGAAQTEPHLGVYALATPLVLEADEELIFQMLHRSTDGDMNIGRFRVSVTDQPGPAVNGLEPAPLEQLAQAKVADPGQVEPVLRDRLFAQFLEDHAPYQTAKASLDRATAQLKEVKAAAGKLNVMVLSERKEPRETHVLVRGVWDKHGEKVSHGVPAAIAPWPQGEPRNRLGLAKWITSQENPLTARVFVNHLWQMCFGAGLVRTPDDFGLQGERPTHPELLDWLAVDFMEHGWDVKRLLKQIVTSKAYQQDSATNEELISRDPQNRLLARGPRFRLASWMLRDAALTASGLLNPALGGPPVRPYQPDGVWEENFMGRFTYEPSEGAAQYRRTLYAFWRRSIAPTFLFDSAQRRICEVGVSRTNTPLQALTLLNDTSMMEAAATLAQPMIRHDQSQEERLQGLYLRVLSRKATDKELAVLARALDRALAYYREKPEDAAKYLSAIPGVKAKREVMPALAAHTLVASLVLNLDEAITHE